One window of Sulfoacidibacillus ferrooxidans genomic DNA carries:
- the bshB1 gene encoding bacillithiol biosynthesis deacetylase BshB1 gives MAETFILAFGAHPDDVELGAGATCALHAKDGVVICDLTAAEMSSNGNPELRWKEATIASEELGVGARICLGLQDRGLFVTADTISALVKVIRTFQPHIILAPHASDRHPDHGQCANLVREALFSSGLRKHEDGLTPYRPSAFYHYFINGMEKATFAVDVSSVYEKKRAALAAYSSQFYPSSGVHTALTRSSFLPMIEGRDRIFGQAIGSDFGEGFWQADPLYASSLKANIRSF, from the coding sequence ATGGCGGAAACTTTTATTCTTGCGTTTGGCGCTCATCCTGATGATGTGGAGTTAGGAGCAGGTGCAACTTGTGCTTTACATGCTAAGGATGGCGTGGTCATCTGTGATTTAACAGCTGCCGAAATGTCGTCAAATGGGAACCCGGAATTGCGCTGGAAAGAGGCGACCATAGCTTCAGAAGAACTCGGGGTAGGGGCGCGCATTTGTCTTGGGTTACAGGATCGTGGATTATTTGTAACAGCTGATACTATTTCTGCGCTAGTTAAGGTGATACGTACATTTCAACCTCACATTATTTTAGCACCACACGCTTCTGATCGGCATCCTGATCATGGGCAATGTGCCAATTTGGTTCGGGAAGCTCTCTTTTCGTCTGGACTTAGGAAACACGAAGATGGATTAACTCCATATCGGCCCAGTGCTTTTTATCATTATTTTATTAACGGTATGGAAAAAGCTACTTTTGCAGTTGATGTATCATCAGTATATGAGAAGAAACGAGCAGCATTGGCAGCCTATTCATCACAGTTTTATCCAAGCAGTGGTGTGCATACCGCCCTCACTCGAAGTTCATTTTTACCCATGATTGAAGGGCGCGATCGAATATTTGGACAGGCCATTGGGAGTGATTTTGGGGAAGGATTCTGGCAAGCAGATCCTCTTTATGCTTCATCACTTAAGGCGAATATACGTTCTTTTTAA
- the bshA gene encoding N-acetyl-alpha-D-glucosaminyl L-malate synthase BshA codes for MKIGISCYATLGGSGAVATELGKALAARGHEVHFIVSGTPFRLGYLGYFMDNIYIHEVETTSYPVLQSSPYDLALSAKMADVISHYDLDIIHAHYAIPYAVCAFLAREMLGTHKVRIVTTLHGTDITVLAQDPLLRDVIRLGIEKSHAVTAVSQSLIDQTNELFEPACPIMKIHNFVDVKQYRRLESPTLKLRIAPNNEKVILHMSNFRAVKRIPDVIETFRLIHQAMPAKLLMVGEGPELDAARKLTCKMGIEDDVLFLGQQDEVAQLLSLADLLLLPSQKESFGLVALEAMACGVPVVGSNAGGIPEVVEHGKSGYLAPVGDTESMGAYAVSILSNIEKWHAFSEAAMQRAKLFTMEEKVSQYEELYKRLIHYPLECQS; via the coding sequence GTGAAAATTGGAATTAGTTGTTATGCCACACTAGGTGGATCAGGTGCTGTTGCCACTGAACTTGGTAAAGCACTTGCAGCGCGCGGTCATGAAGTTCATTTTATTGTGTCAGGAACACCCTTTCGTTTAGGCTATCTCGGTTATTTTATGGACAATATCTATATTCATGAAGTGGAGACGACTTCTTATCCAGTTTTGCAATCGTCTCCTTATGACTTAGCACTATCTGCAAAAATGGCGGATGTGATTAGCCACTACGATTTGGATATTATCCACGCGCATTACGCTATTCCTTATGCGGTCTGTGCATTTTTAGCTCGCGAAATGCTCGGAACACATAAGGTGCGCATCGTAACTACACTACATGGCACGGATATTACTGTGCTTGCACAAGATCCGCTTTTGAGGGATGTTATACGGCTTGGCATCGAAAAAAGTCATGCTGTCACGGCAGTCTCTCAAAGTCTTATTGATCAAACCAACGAATTATTTGAGCCTGCATGTCCCATTATGAAGATACATAATTTTGTCGATGTGAAACAATACCGTCGTTTAGAAAGTCCAACATTAAAGCTTCGCATTGCACCAAACAATGAAAAAGTCATTTTGCATATGTCAAATTTTAGAGCGGTTAAACGTATACCAGATGTCATTGAGACATTTAGACTTATCCATCAAGCTATGCCTGCAAAATTACTAATGGTTGGAGAAGGACCAGAACTTGATGCTGCACGTAAATTAACATGCAAAATGGGTATTGAAGATGACGTATTATTTCTTGGGCAACAAGATGAAGTGGCACAGTTGCTTTCTTTAGCAGATTTATTACTTTTGCCATCGCAAAAAGAAAGTTTTGGTCTTGTTGCATTAGAGGCCATGGCCTGCGGTGTACCAGTCGTAGGTTCGAATGCAGGAGGAATACCGGAAGTAGTCGAACATGGAAAATCAGGTTATCTTGCGCCAGTCGGTGATACCGAATCCATGGGCGCCTATGCAGTGTCTATTCTTAGCAATATTGAAAAGTGGCATGCTTTTTCAGAAGCTGCTATGCAACGCGCAAAACTTTTTACTATGGAGGAAAAGGTTTCTCAGTATGAAGAATTGTACAAGCGTCTCATTCACTACCCATTAGAGTGTCAGTCGTGA
- the mgsA gene encoding methylglyoxal synthase produces MQIALVAHDAKKEDLVNFSIAYQALFASHDLYATGTTGLRIMEATKLKIHRYQSGPLGGDQQIGALIAENRLDLLIFLRDPLMAQPHEPDITALLRLCDVHNVPVATNMASAELLLRGIWRGDLDWRHSESSDE; encoded by the coding sequence ATGCAAATTGCACTTGTAGCCCATGATGCAAAGAAAGAAGATCTGGTTAACTTTTCAATTGCCTATCAAGCTTTATTTGCAAGTCATGATCTCTATGCGACAGGGACGACTGGACTACGAATCATGGAAGCAACAAAACTTAAGATTCACCGCTATCAAAGTGGACCGCTTGGTGGCGATCAACAAATTGGTGCATTGATTGCTGAAAATCGCCTAGATTTGCTCATTTTTTTGCGTGATCCACTTATGGCTCAGCCTCATGAACCAGATATAACTGCACTATTGCGATTATGTGATGTACATAATGTACCTGTTGCCACGAACATGGCATCTGCAGAATTATTGCTAAGGGGGATATGGCGAGGAGATCTCGACTGGCGTCACAGCGAATCATCTGATGAATAA